The Streptomyces sp. NBC_00224 genome has a window encoding:
- the tkt gene encoding transketolase: MSTKPTTTDLEWTELDQRAVDTGRVLAADAVQKVGNGHPGTAMSLSPAAYTLFQKVMRHDPADADWTGRDRFVLSAGHSSLTLYIQLYLAGYGLELDDLKAFRTWGSKTPGHPEYGHTTGVETTTGPLGQGVANAVGMAMAARYERGLFDPEAAPGTSPFDHFVFAIAGDGCLQEGISAEASSMAGHQKLGNLVLLWDDNHISIEGDTETAVSEDTLKRYEAYGWHVQRVAPQENGDLDPQALFEAIEAAKAETERPSFIAMRSIIAWPAPHAQNTEAAHGSALGDDEVAATKRVLGFDPEQTFEVADEVIAHTRAVLDRGREARGEWEKSFAAWRTANPQRAAEFDRVNAGELPEGWEKKLPVFESGKGVATRAASGKVLQALGAVIPELWGGSADLAGSNNTTIDKNSSFLPEGNPLPEADPYGRTIHYGIREHSMAAEMNGIALHGNTRIYGGTFLVFSDYMRNAVRLSALMHLPVTYVWTHDSIGLGEDGPTHQPVEHLASLRAIPGLNVVRPADANETAIAWREILKRYTKVFGKGAPHGLVLTRQGVPTYEANEAAAKGGYVLFEATGPSGETADAQVVLIGTGSEVQLAVEAREALQAEGVPTRVVSMPSVEWFEEQDQAYKDSVLPPSVKARVAVEAGIGLTWHRYVGDAGRIVSLEHFGASADGKVLFREFGFTAENVAAAARESLAAAAR, encoded by the coding sequence GTGAGCACCAAGCCGACCACCACAGACCTTGAGTGGACCGAACTGGACCAGCGGGCCGTAGACACCGGCCGCGTCCTGGCCGCGGATGCCGTACAGAAGGTCGGCAACGGCCATCCTGGTACGGCCATGAGCCTGTCCCCGGCCGCGTACACCCTCTTCCAGAAGGTGATGCGCCACGACCCGGCGGACGCCGACTGGACCGGGCGCGACCGCTTCGTGCTGTCCGCGGGCCACTCGTCCCTCACGCTGTACATCCAGCTCTACCTGGCCGGGTACGGCCTGGAGCTGGACGACCTGAAGGCGTTCCGCACCTGGGGCTCCAAGACCCCGGGCCACCCGGAGTACGGCCACACCACCGGCGTGGAGACCACCACCGGCCCGCTGGGCCAGGGTGTCGCCAACGCGGTGGGCATGGCCATGGCCGCCCGCTACGAGCGCGGCCTGTTCGACCCGGAGGCGGCCCCCGGCACCTCCCCGTTCGACCACTTCGTCTTCGCGATCGCGGGCGACGGCTGCCTCCAGGAGGGCATCTCCGCCGAGGCGTCCTCGATGGCCGGTCACCAGAAGCTGGGCAACCTGGTCCTGCTCTGGGACGACAACCACATCTCGATCGAGGGCGACACCGAGACCGCCGTCTCCGAGGACACCCTGAAGCGGTACGAGGCGTACGGCTGGCACGTCCAGCGCGTGGCGCCGCAGGAGAACGGCGACCTCGACCCGCAGGCGCTGTTCGAGGCGATCGAGGCCGCCAAGGCCGAGACCGAGCGCCCGTCCTTCATCGCGATGCGCTCGATCATCGCCTGGCCCGCCCCGCACGCGCAGAACACCGAGGCCGCGCACGGCTCGGCGCTCGGCGACGACGAGGTCGCGGCCACCAAGCGCGTCCTGGGCTTCGACCCGGAGCAGACCTTCGAGGTCGCCGACGAGGTCATCGCGCACACCCGCGCCGTCCTGGACCGCGGCCGTGAGGCCCGCGGCGAGTGGGAGAAGTCGTTCGCCGCCTGGCGCACCGCCAACCCCCAGCGCGCCGCCGAGTTCGACCGCGTCAACGCGGGCGAGCTGCCCGAGGGCTGGGAGAAGAAGCTCCCGGTCTTCGAGTCCGGCAAGGGCGTCGCCACCCGCGCCGCCTCCGGCAAGGTCCTGCAGGCGCTGGGCGCGGTCATCCCCGAGCTGTGGGGCGGCTCGGCCGACCTCGCGGGCTCGAACAACACGACGATCGACAAGAACTCGTCGTTCCTGCCCGAGGGCAACCCGCTGCCGGAGGCCGACCCGTACGGCCGCACGATCCACTACGGCATCCGCGAGCACTCGATGGCCGCCGAGATGAACGGCATCGCGCTGCACGGCAACACCCGTATCTACGGCGGCACCTTCCTGGTGTTCTCCGACTACATGCGCAACGCGGTGCGTCTGTCGGCCCTGATGCACCTGCCGGTGACGTACGTGTGGACGCACGACTCCATCGGTCTGGGCGAGGACGGCCCGACCCACCAGCCGGTCGAGCACCTGGCCTCGCTGCGCGCCATCCCGGGCCTCAACGTCGTCCGCCCGGCGGACGCCAACGAGACCGCGATCGCCTGGCGCGAGATCCTCAAGCGCTACACCAAGGTGTTCGGCAAGGGCGCCCCGCACGGCCTGGTGCTGACCCGCCAGGGCGTGCCGACGTACGAGGCCAACGAGGCCGCGGCCAAGGGCGGTTACGTGCTGTTCGAGGCCACTGGCCCGTCGGGCGAGACCGCTGACGCCCAGGTCGTTCTGATCGGCACCGGCTCCGAGGTCCAGCTCGCCGTCGAGGCGCGCGAGGCGCTCCAGGCCGAGGGCGTCCCGACCCGCGTGGTCTCGATGCCGTCCGTCGAGTGGTTCGAGGAGCAGGACCAGGCGTACAAGGACAGCGTCCTGCCGCCGTCGGTCAAGGCGCGGGTCGCGGTCGAGGCCGGTATCGGCCTGACCTGGCACCGGTACGTGGGCGACGCGGGCCGCATCGTCTCGCTGGAGCACTTCGGTGCTTCCGCCGACGGCAAGGTGCTCTTCCGCGAGTTCGGCTTCACCGCCGAGAACGTGGCCGCCGCCGCCCGGGAATCTCTCGCCGCCGCCGCGCGCTGA
- a CDS encoding heme o synthase — MYVTAVESRPAGVVLTPSPGAHRPFGARVKAFVALTKPRIIELLLITTIPVMFLAEQGVPSLWLVLTTTVGGFLSAGGANALNMYIDRDIDALMDRTSQRPLVTGMVSPRECLAFGITLAVVSTLLFGFAVNWLSAWLSLGALLFYVVVYTMILKRRTSQNIVWGGIAGCLPVLIGWSSVTNSMSWAPVILFLVMFFWTPPHYWPLSMKVREDYARVGVPMLPVVASNKVVAKQIVIYSWLMVAVSLLLTPLGYTGWFYTLVALLAGGFWLWEAHGLQNRAKAEVTGGKLKEMRLFHWSITYVSLLFVAVAVDPFLR; from the coding sequence GTGTACGTGACGGCCGTCGAGTCCCGACCCGCAGGGGTCGTCTTGACTCCCAGCCCGGGGGCCCATCGGCCGTTCGGGGCCCGCGTCAAGGCGTTCGTGGCACTGACCAAGCCGCGGATCATCGAACTGCTCCTCATCACCACCATTCCGGTGATGTTCCTGGCCGAGCAGGGGGTGCCGTCGCTCTGGCTGGTGTTGACCACCACCGTCGGCGGCTTCCTCTCGGCGGGCGGCGCCAACGCGCTGAACATGTACATCGACCGCGACATCGACGCCCTGATGGACCGCACCTCGCAGCGGCCGCTGGTCACCGGGATGGTGTCGCCGCGCGAGTGCCTCGCCTTCGGCATCACCCTCGCGGTCGTCTCCACGCTGCTGTTCGGGTTCGCCGTCAACTGGCTGTCGGCCTGGCTGTCACTCGGAGCGCTCCTCTTCTACGTCGTCGTCTACACGATGATCCTCAAGCGCCGCACCTCGCAGAACATCGTGTGGGGCGGCATCGCCGGCTGCCTCCCGGTGCTCATCGGCTGGTCGTCCGTCACCAACTCCATGTCGTGGGCGCCGGTCATCCTCTTCCTCGTGATGTTCTTCTGGACGCCGCCGCACTACTGGCCGCTGTCCATGAAGGTCCGGGAGGACTACGCGCGCGTGGGCGTGCCGATGCTGCCGGTCGTCGCCTCCAACAAGGTGGTCGCCAAGCAGATCGTGATCTACAGCTGGCTGATGGTCGCCGTCTCCCTGCTGCTGACCCCGCTGGGCTACACCGGCTGGTTCTACACGCTGGTGGCGCTGCTGGCCGGCGGCTTCTGGCTGTGGGAGGCGCACGGGCTGCAGAACCGGGCGAAGGCGGAGGTGACAGGCGGCAAGCTCAAGGAGATGCGCCTGTTCCACTGGTCGATCACATACGTCTCGCTGCTGTTCGTGGCGGTCGCGGTGGACCCGTTCCTGCGGTAG
- the tal gene encoding transaldolase, protein MTDALKRLSDEGVAIWLDDLSRKRITSGNLAELIDQQHVVGVTTNPSIFQKAISSGDGYEQQLADLAARKVTVEEAIRMITTADVRDAADILRPVFDATEGQDGRVSIEVDPRLAHNTKATVAEAKQLAWLVDRPNTLIKIPATKAGLPAITEVIGKGISVNVTLIFSLARYREVMDAYLAGLEKAKERGLDLAKIHSVASFFVSRVDTEIDKRIDALGTDEAKAARGKAGLANARLAYEAYEEVFSSDRWAALDKAHANKQRALWASTGVKDKAYKDTLYVDDLVAPNTVNTMPEATLEAAADHGQITGDTVSGTYEQARAELDAVEKLGISYDEVVQLLEDEGVEKFEAAWNDLLKSTEAELQRLAPSEA, encoded by the coding sequence ATGACAGACGCACTCAAGCGCCTCTCCGACGAAGGCGTCGCGATCTGGCTCGACGACCTGTCGCGCAAGCGGATCACCTCCGGCAACCTCGCCGAGCTGATCGACCAGCAGCACGTCGTGGGCGTCACGACCAACCCGTCGATCTTCCAGAAGGCGATCTCCTCGGGTGACGGCTACGAGCAGCAGCTCGCCGACCTCGCCGCCCGCAAGGTCACCGTCGAAGAGGCCATCCGCATGATCACGACGGCGGACGTGAGGGACGCCGCCGACATCCTGCGCCCGGTCTTCGACGCCACCGAGGGCCAGGACGGCCGGGTCTCCATCGAGGTCGACCCGCGCCTGGCGCACAACACCAAGGCCACCGTCGCCGAGGCCAAGCAGCTGGCCTGGCTGGTGGACCGGCCGAACACGCTCATCAAGATCCCGGCGACCAAGGCGGGCCTGCCCGCGATCACCGAGGTCATCGGCAAGGGCATCAGCGTCAACGTCACGCTGATCTTCTCCCTCGCGCGCTACCGCGAGGTCATGGACGCCTACCTGGCCGGCCTGGAGAAGGCCAAGGAGCGCGGCCTGGACCTGGCGAAGATCCACTCCGTGGCGTCCTTCTTCGTGTCCCGCGTGGACACCGAGATCGACAAGCGCATCGACGCGCTGGGCACGGACGAGGCCAAGGCCGCCCGCGGCAAGGCCGGTCTCGCCAACGCCCGCCTGGCCTACGAGGCGTACGAGGAGGTCTTCTCCTCCGACCGCTGGGCCGCGCTGGACAAGGCGCACGCCAACAAGCAGCGCGCGCTGTGGGCCTCCACCGGCGTCAAGGACAAGGCGTACAAGGACACCCTGTACGTGGACGACCTGGTCGCCCCCAACACGGTGAACACCATGCCGGAGGCCACCCTGGAGGCGGCCGCCGACCACGGGCAGATCACCGGCGACACCGTCTCGGGCACCTACGAGCAGGCGCGCGCCGAGCTCGACGCCGTCGAGAAGCTGGGCATCTCGTACGACGAGGTCGTGCAGCTCCTTGAGGACGAGGGCGTCGAGAAGTTCGAGGCCGCCTGGAACGACCTGCTCAAGTCCACCGAGGCGGAGCTCCAGCGCCTCGCACCCTCGGAGGCGTAA
- the zwf gene encoding glucose-6-phosphate dehydrogenase — protein MRQANPLRDAADRRLPRIAGPSGLVIFGVTGDLSRKKLMPAVYDLANRGLLPPGFSLIGFARREWQDEDFAQEVHDAVKAHARTPFREEVWQQLIQGMRFVQGDFDDDDAFEQLKSTIAELDKAQGTGGNFAFYLSVPPKFFPQVVQQLKKHGLADQKDGSWRRAVIEKPFGHDLISAQELNKVVHEVFPADEVFRIDHYLGKETVQNILALRFANTMFEPLWNRSYVDHVQITMAEDIGIGGRAGYYDGIGAARDVIQNHLLQLLALTAMEEPASFDADALAAEKTKVLGAVRLPKDLGANAVRGQYAAGWQGGEKAVGYLQEDGIDPKSKTDTYAAVKLEIDNRRWAGVPFYLRTGKRLGRRVTEIAVVFQRAPHSPFDHTATEELGQNALVIRVQPDEGVTVRFGSKVPGTSMEVRDVSMDFAYGESFTESSPEAYERLILDVLLGDSNLFPRLEEVELSWKILDPIEQYWDAHGKPAQYASGTWGPVEADEMLARDGRSWRRP, from the coding sequence ATTCGCCAAGCGAATCCGCTTCGTGACGCCGCAGACCGACGGCTCCCGCGTATCGCGGGGCCGTCGGGCCTGGTGATCTTTGGCGTCACGGGCGATTTGTCCCGTAAAAAGCTGATGCCCGCTGTCTATGACCTCGCCAACCGGGGTCTGCTTCCGCCGGGCTTCTCCCTGATCGGCTTCGCCCGCCGCGAGTGGCAGGACGAGGACTTCGCGCAGGAGGTCCACGACGCCGTCAAGGCGCACGCGCGGACCCCCTTCCGCGAGGAGGTCTGGCAGCAGCTCATCCAGGGCATGCGCTTCGTCCAGGGCGACTTCGACGACGACGACGCCTTCGAGCAGCTGAAGTCGACGATCGCCGAGCTCGACAAGGCGCAGGGCACCGGCGGCAACTTCGCCTTCTACCTCTCGGTGCCGCCGAAGTTCTTCCCCCAGGTCGTCCAGCAGCTCAAGAAGCACGGGCTCGCCGACCAGAAGGACGGCTCCTGGCGCCGCGCGGTCATCGAGAAGCCCTTCGGCCACGACCTGATCTCCGCCCAGGAGCTCAACAAGGTCGTCCACGAGGTCTTCCCGGCGGACGAGGTCTTCCGGATCGACCACTACCTCGGCAAGGAGACCGTCCAGAACATCCTGGCGCTCCGCTTCGCCAACACCATGTTCGAGCCGCTCTGGAACCGGTCGTACGTCGACCACGTCCAGATCACCATGGCCGAGGACATCGGCATCGGCGGCCGGGCCGGCTACTACGACGGCATCGGCGCGGCCCGTGACGTCATCCAGAACCACCTCCTCCAGCTGCTCGCGCTGACCGCGATGGAGGAGCCCGCCTCCTTCGACGCGGACGCGCTGGCGGCGGAGAAGACCAAGGTCCTGGGCGCCGTGCGGCTGCCGAAGGACCTGGGCGCCAACGCCGTGCGCGGTCAGTACGCGGCGGGGTGGCAGGGCGGCGAGAAGGCCGTCGGCTACCTCCAGGAAGACGGCATCGACCCCAAGTCGAAGACCGACACCTACGCCGCGGTCAAGCTGGAGATCGACAACCGCCGCTGGGCGGGCGTCCCGTTCTACCTGCGCACCGGCAAGCGCCTGGGCCGCCGGGTCACCGAGATCGCGGTGGTCTTCCAGCGCGCCCCGCACTCCCCCTTCGACCACACGGCGACGGAGGAGCTGGGGCAGAACGCGCTGGTCATCCGGGTCCAGCCGGACGAGGGCGTCACCGTCCGGTTCGGCTCCAAGGTGCCGGGCACCTCGATGGAGGTCCGGGACGTGTCGATGGACTTCGCCTACGGCGAGTCCTTCACCGAGTCCAGCCCCGAGGCGTACGAGCGGCTCATCCTCGACGTCCTGCTCGGCGACTCCAACCTCTTCCCGCGCTTGGAGGAGGTCGAGCTGTCCTGGAAGATCCTCGACCCGATCGAGCAGTACTGGGACGCCCACGGCAAGCCCGCGCAGTACGCGTCGGGCACCTGGGGCCCGGTCGAGGCGGACGAAATGCTCGCACGAGACGGACGGAGCTGG